In Candidatus Nomurabacteria bacterium, one DNA window encodes the following:
- the gatC gene encoding Asp-tRNA(Asn)/Glu-tRNA(Gln) amidotransferase subunit GatC has protein sequence MKAKNIKKQTLSREEVLRLADLVKLELSEEEIVILQEQLGETIDYIQNLNELDTDGVKETSHTTNSHNVTFSDGTEPTRTFTQKEATFNAKRTRDGYFIVTKILDK, from the coding sequence ATGAAGGCAAAAAATATCAAGAAACAAACATTATCAAGGGAAGAAGTTTTACGTTTGGCAGATCTGGTCAAGCTAGAACTGAGTGAAGAAGAGATCGTAATACTTCAGGAACAGTTAGGGGAGACGATCGATTACATTCAGAACCTGAACGAGCTTGATACAGATGGGGTAAAAGAGACATCACACACAACAAATTCCCACAATGTGACATTCTCCGATGGCACAGAGCCAACCCGAACATTCACTCAGAAGGAAGCAACTTTTAATGCAAAGCGTACTAGAGATGGATATTTCATCGTCACAAAGATTTTGGATAAATAG